One Punica granatum isolate Tunisia-2019 chromosome 3, ASM765513v2, whole genome shotgun sequence genomic window carries:
- the LOC116201015 gene encoding arogenate dehydratase/prephenate dehydratase 6, chloroplastic-like: protein MQAVSPSAPTNHLKSPSLLRPPRPGPSRVVRCIYRSDPVHFPNGVGSNRADWQSSCAILNASSKIISRQEQPADSHGGGADHVAAVNGHKAAIDLNLVPIDTSKSSPPAAPQPPKPLTITDLSPAPMHGSQLRVAYQGVPGAYSEAAAGKAYPNCEAIPCDQFEVAFQAVELWIADRAVLPVENSLGGSIHRNYDLLLRHRLHIVGEVQLPVHHCLLALPGTRMEYLSRVISHPQALAQCEHTLTKLCPQAAREAVDDTAGAAEYIAANNLRDTAAIASARAAELYGLQVLADGIQDDSSNVTRFVMLAREPIIPRTDRPFKTSIVFAHDKGTSVLFKVLSAFAFRNISLTKIESRPHRNRPIRLVDDANVGTAKHFEYMFYIDFEASLAEVRAQNALAEVQEFTSFLRVLGSYPMDMTPWCPSRGDQ, encoded by the coding sequence atgcaAGCTGTGTCTCCTTCCGCTCCCACTAATCATCTCAAGTCGCCGTCCTTACTGCGGCCGCCACGACCCGGTCCCTCCCGGGTCGTCCGGTGCATCTACAGATCCGACCCGGTGCACTTCCCCAACGGCGTCGGCTCCAACCGCGCCGACTGGCAGAGCTCCTGCGCCATCCTCAACGCCAGCAGCAAGATTATCTCCCGCCAGGAGCAGCCCGCCGACTCCCACGGCGGTGGCGCCGACCACGTCGCCGCAGTCAATGGTCACAAGGCCGCCATCGACCTCAACCTCGTCCCCATCGATACCTCCAAGAGCTCCCCGCCTGCCGCCCCCCAACCCCCCAAGCCCCTCACCATCACGGACCTATCCCCGGCCCCCATGCACGGCTCCCAGCTCCGCGTCGCTTACCAGGGCGTCCCCGGCGCTTACTCTGAGGCTGCCGCCGGCAAGGCCTACCCGAACTGCGAGGCCATCCCCTGCGACCAGTTCGAGGTTGCCTTCCAGGCTGTGGAGCTGTGGATTGCCGACCGCGCGGTGCTGCCGGTCGAGAACTCCCTCGGCGGCTCCATCCACCGGAACTATGACCTCCTCCTCCGCCACCGCCTCCACATCGTCGGCGAGGTCCAGCTCCCCGTCCACCACTGCCTGCTCGCCCTACCCGGGACGCGGATGGAGTACCTCTCGCGCGTGATCTCACACCCCCAGGCGCTGGCCCAGTGCGAGCACACCCTCACGAAGCTCTGCCCCCAGGCGGCGCGGGAGGCCGTGGACGACACCGCCGGCGCCGCCGAGTACATCGCGGCGAACAACCTGAGGGACACGGCGGCGATAGCCAGTGCGAGGGCGGCGGAGCTGTACGGGCTGCAGGTGCTGGCGGACGGGATCCAGGACGACTCGAGCAACGTCACGCGCTTCGTGATGCTGGCGCGCGAGCCGATCATCCCCCGGACGGACCGGCCGTTCAAGACGAGCATCGTGTTCGCCCACGACAAGGGGACTAGCGTCCTGTTCAAGGTCCTCTCCGCCTTCGCCTTCCGGAACATCAGCCTCACGAAGATCGAGTCCCGGCCGCACCGGAACCGCCCCATCAGGCTCGTCGACGACGCCAACGTCGGGACCGCGAAGCACTTCGAGTACATGTTCTACATCGACTTCGAGGCCTCGCTGGCGGAGGTGCGTGCGCAGAACGCGCTGGCCGAGGTCCAGGAGTTCACGTCCTTCCTCAGGGTCCTGGGCAGCTACCCGATGGACATGACCCCTTGGTGCCCTTCAAGAGGAGATCAATAA
- the LOC116200785 gene encoding putative phytosulfokines 6, with product MIYIMKKGFHSSALLLLFLFLLLSSSTLSIARNIAASKEVDQFANGESQIKETEYPSDFATLLGEELCKGSGSGDEEECLIRRIISEAHLDYIYTQRHKP from the exons ATGATATATATCATGAAAAAGGGCTTCCATTCTTCtgctctcctcctcctcttcctcttccttctcttATCATCTTCCACCCTCAGCATTGCAAGAAACATTGCAGCCAGTAAAG AGGTCGACCAATTCGCTAATGGGGAATCGCAGATCAAGGAAACAGAATACCCATCCGATTTCGCTACT CTGCTGGGGGAGGAGCTCTGCAAAGGATCGGGAAGTGGAGACGAAGAAGAATGCTTGATTAGAAGAATAATATCAGAGGCTCACTTGGACTATATTTACACTCAACGCCATAAACCTTGA